TTGTAATGTGAAAGTAGGCATCTTTTAGCCTCTCTGGCGTTAAATTTTTTGAAAATGCCGCCCGCTTTTTCAGGCTGATAGCCTTTTTGCTAGCCAAAATCTCAGCGCTCGTACTTGTAAATTTCTTAAAATGCGCCGAGTTTATATACTTTTTATAAGCCGCCTCATCCTCGTAAAACTCAAGCATGTAAAATAGCTCCGGCTTACTCTTTGCGCTCATGAAAAATATCGCCTGCGTGCCTGGCTCACTCTTTGAGCTAAGGATATTTTCCCTGCCAAGCTCTTTTAGCAAAGTCTTATTATTTGGTGTCGCTAGTAGCTCATAAAAGCCCACTTTCGCCTCTGCGCTAAAGGCAAAAGTTGCCAAAAATACTAATAAAAATAGCTTTTTTATCATCAAAACTCCTATAAATTTATCTTTCTACCACTCTTTTAATCCAAGCAAAAAGCTCATCAAGGTCGTAGTCACCGCCATGCCCTTGCCCCCAGGCTGCTTCAAAATCAACCTCTTTGCCAGCATTTTTAAGCGAGAGTGCGAGCATAGCAGGCACAGCAAGGGCTAGGTCTGTGTCGTTTGTGCCCTGCCTTATGCGGTAGAATTTCGCTGCGTTTTTGTTTGCGGTGTAGTTCATCGCATTCATCATTTTTATGATCTTCTCATCAGCCATCTCGCCCACGCTACGCTCTTTTGCAAATTTAGTAAAGTGCTTTGCAGGCGTTTTACTATCACCAAAAAGGTCGTTTTCAGCATTTTCAAGAGCAAGGCCGTCAAAGGCGACTACTGCTTTGGCACGTTTTAGTGAGGCAATGAAGTCATCAAATTTGACCACATATCCAAGCTCGCAGCCCTGCGTGTCAAGGGTGATAAATTTAGGCGTGAGCGTGCTTTTATCGCTGCTTTTTGTAGCGGTAAATGCCCTTTGTAGCAGTGAGTTTATATACTCTTTGAAGCTACCATCGCCATTTTCATCAAGGCTTAGCGCGTGGCCTTTGGCGTCTTTTAAATTTAGCGAGTTTAGATAGGCTGGAAATTTGGCTTTTAGCTCACGTGAGAGCTCTTTTTGCGTGGCGTTTAGCTCGCCTGATATCGTCTTTGGCTTTTTGCCCCTGTCGTTAAAACTAGCTGCGTCAAAGTTTGAAAAGTCTATCCTTTCAAATTTATCCAAATCCCCAAACATCCACTCGTAAGCCTCGTCCTCACGCTCTAAATTTGTCACAGGGCAGTAGGCTGAAGCGGCGTAAATTTGATCATCCGCCTTTGCAGCTCCTAGCTCTTTAAGATATGGCTCATACTCTTTTGCCCCTGCGCTAACGCCCAGAAGTGCTGACATCGCGCCGCCTGTGCTCGTGCCGTTTGATATGATCTTATTTGTGTCGCCTGGCATAAATTTGTCGTTAAATTTAAGATATCTAACAGCCGCTTTTAGATCGACTATCGCAGCTGGCGCTTTGCCGATAAATTTCTCGCCATCTTTTAGCGTCCTGCCTCTAGCGCCAACGCTCGCCACGATGTAGCCTCTAAGAAGCGCCTCAAGGGTGGCATTTGGCTTTTCGTTTTTAATTTCTGGCTTTTGAGGCATTGCGCTCATATAGCCACCAATAGCATTTGGCATAAAAATAGCTGCCTTTTGGTCGCTAAATTTACCCTCTGGCACATAAAAATTTAGCACCTGATAGTCACTAACTGGCTTTGCCACATAGACTATGCCCTCATAAGCTCTAAATTTAAGTATCCTATCGCCAACTTGCACGCTTTTTAGCTCAAACTTGGTCTCGTCAAATTTAAGTTCATTTCCAAAGCAAGCACCTACTAAACAAACCCCTAAAATAGCAACTCTAACGCCTTTCATGATCTGCCTTTTTATTTTGTCCTACTTTTTTGCTTTACTAGCCTTGGCGTAGGCTACCAGGGCTTTAGCGCCTAGTTATCTTTTGGTTCGTATTTGATCGCGTAGTCAAATTTTGGCTTGCTTAGGCTAAACTCAAAGCTATCTCTATCGACCGCGCCAACGCAGCAGTGGCTATCATAAAGACGAAGCAAAAACTCCGCCATCTGCTCGCTCGTGTGATACTTTTTAAACGCCTTGTCGTAGTCGTAGCTCTCTTTGCTAGTTGCCACCATGCCAAATTCTGTCTTTGTGGCAGCTGGGGCCAGCACTTTTGCCTGCATTTTCGCCTGCTTATCCTGCGCTAGCTCGTGGTAAAGTCCCTCGCTAAAGGCACTTACGAAAAATTTGCTAGCACAGTATGTGACGGCGTTTGGCACGATCTTGTAGCCGCCTATTGAGGAGATGTTTATAAGCTGCGTATCTTTGTCTTTATATTTTTTCGTAAAGAGCGTTGAGAGCGTGACAAGTGAGATGATGTTTAAATTTATCATCTGCGTGATTTTTTCTAAATTTTGCTCGCCGACCTTGTTATAATCGCCAAAGCCAGCGTTGTTTATAAGCGCTTTTAGCTCAAATTTTTCTAAATTACGCCAAAGAGAAAGGGCATTTTCTTGCTTTGAAAGATCACAAAGCTCTATAACCACATCGACACCCGAAAATTTAGCTATCTCGCTTTTTAGCTCTTCTAAAAGCTCGCCACGTCTTGCAATAAGGATCAAATTCTCCCCGCGCCTTGCAAATGCTTTTGCCACGGCCGCTCCTATGCCTGAGCTTGCTCCAGTGATGGCGATGTATCTTTTCACTTAGCATACTCCATAGGGCTATAAATTTTGACACCCTCGCTGTGGTCATCTTGCGCTACTTGCACGATCACTTTAGCGATATCAGCTGCTCTCATCGGACGATACTCGTCAAAAAAGCCTTTTGGGATAAATTTAAACGCCTTTATCGCTAGATACTCGCCAAGTCTAAATTCCTTTCTCTCAGCCTCGATAAGTGGCAGTCTGGCGATATGAAATGAGCTATAGCCAAGCTCTTTTATCTTTGCTTCTGCTTGACCTTTTGCCTTTAGGTAAAACGAGCCTGACTTTCTGCTAGCACCTGCGGCTGAAAGTAAAACAAAGCGTTTTGCCCCGCACTCTAAGCCAAATTTAGCGAAATTTATCGGATATGTCACATCGACTTTGTAAAACTGCTCTTTGTGCTTTGCCACTTTCATCGTCGTGCCAAGTGCGCAAAAGACATCATCAGCGATAAATGGCACCTCATCTTTTAGCTCGTCAAAATTTATTACTTTTACTTCAAGCTTTTCGTGAGTAAATTCTAGCTCATGCCTAGCAAGGGCAATAACCTTACTATAATGCTCGCTCACGCATAAATTTTTTAAAATCTCACTTCCCAAAGCACCGCTAGCTCCAGCTATAAGGGCGATCTTTTTCATATCTTTCCTTTATAAAATTTAGATAAATTCTATCTCGCTAAGGCAAAAATTTCACTTATGGCCTCTTTTGTATAAATTTGCTCCAAGCCCCTACCCTTGGCATAGTCATAAACTAGTGCCATTATCTCGTCTAAATTTGTCTCATCAACGCCGATTTCAATAAGGCTTGTTGGCGTGCTGATCTTGCTAAACCACTCTTTTAGCCTCTCTATGCCTGCGTCTGCGTCATCCACGCCAAAAATTTCTTTGCCAAAACGCTTAAATGCCTCTAAATTTCTACTCTTATACCACTTCATCCAAGCTGGCATCACCACACTTAGCCCAGCCCCGTGCGCGCAATCAACCACCGCACCTATGGCGTGCTCGATCATGTGATTTGGATAAGAGTAGCCAGCTGTGCCAACGTAAGTTAAGCCATTTAGCGCCATCGTAGCAGCCCAGGCAAACTCGCTTCTAGCGGCGTAGTTTTCTGGCTCTTTTAGCAAAATTTCAGTCGTTTTCATAACGGTTTTTATATTTGCTTCGATGTATAAATTTATGATCTCAGGCTGAATGCTCGCCGTAAAGTAGCCCTCGATGCTGTGAGCGATGATGTCTGAGGCTGAATAGACCAAGTACTCCTTGCTAACGCTTGCTTGAAGAAGCGGATTTATCACTGAAACTTTTGGGTAAAGACAAGCGCCGTGCATGGCAAATTTCTCTTTTGTGGCTTCGTTTGTGACGACTGAGCCGCCGTTCATCTCTGAGCCAGTTGCTGCAAGCGTTATGATGTCAAAGATCATAAGTGCTTCGCTTGGATCTTTGCCGGTAAAAAAGTCCCAAACGTCGCCGTTATATTTAACTCCAGCGGCCACAGCCTTTGCCGTGTCAAGCACTGAACCACCACCTATTGCTAGCACGCTATCGACACCTTGCTTTTTAGCTAAATTTATAGCCTCATTTACCTTGCTTAGCACTGGGTTTGACTTCACACCGCCTATCTTGCAAAACTCGATACCATTTGCACTTAGACTCTTTGCTGCGACATCAAAAAGGCCATTTTTTATAATCCTATCGCTACCATAGATGATAAGCGTCTTTTTAACGCCAAATTCTTTCATATATCTGCCGATATTTTGCTCTTTGTCTTTGCCAAATTCTATTTTTGTAGGGTTTAAAAAGCTAAAATTTTGCATAGTTTCTCCTTATTAGTTTTAATGATTATAGTTTTGCAAAGCAAAAATTTTTGTTAAAAATAATGAGTAGAAATTTAAAAATTTCTTAGTTTGATAGGAAGTTTTGAGATGATTTTTTTAGGATCAAAGCTACTTTTAGCATCAACTAAATTTCCAAAATTTTCACCTGTGCTAAGAAATTTTTGCAAATAATAATTGCCTCTATATCCAAGGCCATAAAGAATTTCAGACATCAAAGAAATATCTGCTTCATCTAAAAAATCTGCATGCACGGTTGTTCTTACTTCAAAATCAAAATTTATCTCAAGCAGATATTTTAGTGTGCTAATAAATTTTTCATATAAATTTGAGCCAGTTATGCCCGTAAATTTCTCTTTTGGCGCTTTAAAATCAAGTGCGATATAGTCGATCAGCCCTTCGCCTATCGCCTCTTTTAAAATCTCAATATGAGAGCCATTTGTATCGACCTTTAGACAAAAATTTCTTGACTTAACCTCTCTTGCAAGTTTTAAAAACAAAGGATTTGCCGTGCATTCGCCACCGCTAAAGACGATGCCATTTAGCTTACCTATGCGGCGATCTAAAAAGTTACAAACCTCAGCCATTTCTATATTGCCATTTGAATTTACAACTTCTATATTGTAGCAATACACGCATCGCATATTACAGCCTGCAAACCAAACTACCGCAGCCACTTTGTCTGGATAATCAAGCGTAGTAAATGGCGTTATACTAAAGACTTTATGCAAATTTATGGACCTTTTGAGATTTAAAAGGCACAGAAGATTGTGCCTTTTTTATTTGAGTTTTTGTATTTTTTATTGGCTGCGGTGATTATCTTTTGCAGCAACTTGCGTATTCATCAAATTTAATACGCTCTTTATGCTCACCTTTTTTACCAAGGTTAAAGCTCTCAACTGGGCGATGATAACCCATAACACGAGTATAGACTACGCATTTTGTGCGTTTGTCTTGTACTTTTTCTAAAATTTCTTTTTCTGTCATTTCCTCTCCTTATTTGGAATTGTTTTTCTCTTTTTCTATTAATTCTGCATCGCAAAGCGGACAAAATTCATGTTCTCCAGCAATGTAGCCATGTTTTGAACAAACGCTAAATACAGGCGTTATAGTGATATATGGAAGCTTATAATTTGAGATTATGCTCTTTACAAGCTCCTTGCAAGCTTTAGGTGAGCTGATCCTTTCTTTCATATAAAGGTGAAATACTGTGCCACCAGTATATGAAGTCTGAAGATCATCTTGCAAATCAAGTGCCTCGTAAGCATCATCTGTAAAATTTGCTGGAAGCTGGGTTGAGTTTGTATAGTAAATATTCTCCCCGCCACCTGCTTGGATGATGTCTGGATAGCGCTTTTTATCCTCTTTAGCAAAGCGGTAAGTTGTGCCTTCAGCTGGAGTCGCCTCAAGGTTGTATAAATTTCCAGTCTCTTCTTGAAATGTCCTTATCTTATCGCGCAAAAACTCAACCATCTCAATAGCAAAATCACGTCCAAATTTTGTTGAGATATTCTCTTTATCATTTGTGAAATTTCTAAGAAGCTCGTTCATGCCATTTATACCGATCGTGCTAAAGTGGTTATTAAAGTGCTTTAGATATCTAGCTGTATAAGGATAAAGCCCTCTATCATACATCTCTTGGATAAATTTACGCTTCTTTTCAAGTGTCGATTTAGCAAGCTCCAAAAGATAGCTAAGCCTGTTATAAAGTGCGACTTTATCGCCTTTGTAATTGTATCCCAAGCGAGCCAAATTTATAGTCACAACTCCGATCGAGCCTGTCATCTCAGCACTACCAAAAAGACCACCACCTCGTTTTAAAAGCTCTCTTAGATCAAGCTGCAAACGGCAACACATAGAGCGAACATGTCCTGGTTTGTAGGCTTTTTCGTTTTCTATCTTGTTGCCATTTTCGTCATAAGTATATTGTGAGCCGATAAAATTTTGAAAGTAGCTTGAGCCCATTTTGGCGGTGTTTTCAAAGAGCACATCCGCCACTTCACTATCCCAGTCAAAATCCTCTGTAATATTTACCGTTGGTATCGGAAATGTAAAAGGCTGCGAGCACTTGTCACCAGCTGTTAAAACCTCGTAAAATGCCTTATCTATGCGTGCCATCTCAGGCTCGAAGTCCTTGTAGGTCATATCAATCAAATTTTTTCTGCCACGCTCATTTGCTTTTTTCAAAATTTTCTCGTCTTTTACGTTTGTAAAAAGGTGTATATCATCACTCGTTGGGATCTGATCTCTTAGGTCGCTTGGGCAAGTGATGTCTATTGTTACGTTTGTAAATGG
This genomic interval from Campylobacter concisus contains the following:
- a CDS encoding putative quinol monooxygenase, translated to MIKKLFLLVFLATFAFSAEAKVGFYELLATPNNKTLLKELGRENILSSKSEPGTQAIFFMSAKSKPELFYMLEFYEDEAAYKKYINSAHFKKFTSTSAEILASKKAISLKKRAAFSKNLTPERLKDAYFHITNLSLLAKSDAKFEKLVKKYMQKSVDDGSFVQFTFSLKDAPNKWVMVEIYKDEASFESYRHSENYKAYAKERAGLIDEFDGFGLRNEISFSKVKF
- a CDS encoding subtype B tannase; this encodes MKGVRVAILGVCLVGACFGNELKFDETKFELKSVQVGDRILKFRAYEGIVYVAKPVSDYQVLNFYVPEGKFSDQKAAIFMPNAIGGYMSAMPQKPEIKNEKPNATLEALLRGYIVASVGARGRTLKDGEKFIGKAPAAIVDLKAAVRYLKFNDKFMPGDTNKIISNGTSTGGAMSALLGVSAGAKEYEPYLKELGAAKADDQIYAASAYCPVTNLEREDEAYEWMFGDLDKFERIDFSNFDAASFNDRGKKPKTISGELNATQKELSRELKAKFPAYLNSLNLKDAKGHALSLDENGDGSFKEYINSLLQRAFTATKSSDKSTLTPKFITLDTQGCELGYVVKFDDFIASLKRAKAVVAFDGLALENAENDLFGDSKTPAKHFTKFAKERSVGEMADEKIIKMMNAMNYTANKNAAKFYRIRQGTNDTDLALAVPAMLALSLKNAGKEVDFEAAWGQGHGGDYDLDELFAWIKRVVER
- a CDS encoding SDR family NAD(P)-dependent oxidoreductase, with product MKRYIAITGASSGIGAAVAKAFARRGENLILIARRGELLEELKSEIAKFSGVDVVIELCDLSKQENALSLWRNLEKFELKALINNAGFGDYNKVGEQNLEKITQMINLNIISLVTLSTLFTKKYKDKDTQLINISSIGGYKIVPNAVTYCASKFFVSAFSEGLYHELAQDKQAKMQAKVLAPAATKTEFGMVATSKESYDYDKAFKKYHTSEQMAEFLLRLYDSHCCVGAVDRDSFEFSLSKPKFDYAIKYEPKDN
- a CDS encoding NAD(P)H-binding protein → MKKIALIAGASGALGSEILKNLCVSEHYSKVIALARHELEFTHEKLEVKVINFDELKDEVPFIADDVFCALGTTMKVAKHKEQFYKVDVTYPINFAKFGLECGAKRFVLLSAAGASRKSGSFYLKAKGQAEAKIKELGYSSFHIARLPLIEAERKEFRLGEYLAIKAFKFIPKGFFDEYRPMRAADIAKVIVQVAQDDHSEGVKIYSPMEYAK
- a CDS encoding iron-containing alcohol dehydrogenase, translated to MQNFSFLNPTKIEFGKDKEQNIGRYMKEFGVKKTLIIYGSDRIIKNGLFDVAAKSLSANGIEFCKIGGVKSNPVLSKVNEAINLAKKQGVDSVLAIGGGSVLDTAKAVAAGVKYNGDVWDFFTGKDPSEALMIFDIITLAATGSEMNGGSVVTNEATKEKFAMHGACLYPKVSVINPLLQASVSKEYLVYSASDIIAHSIEGYFTASIQPEIINLYIEANIKTVMKTTEILLKEPENYAARSEFAWAATMALNGLTYVGTAGYSYPNHMIEHAIGAVVDCAHGAGLSVVMPAWMKWYKSRNLEAFKRFGKEIFGVDDADAGIERLKEWFSKISTPTSLIEIGVDETNLDEIMALVYDYAKGRGLEQIYTKEAISEIFALAR
- a CDS encoding anaerobic ribonucleoside-triphosphate reductase activating protein gives rise to the protein MHKVFSITPFTTLDYPDKVAAVVWFAGCNMRCVYCYNIEVVNSNGNIEMAEVCNFLDRRIGKLNGIVFSGGECTANPLFLKLAREVKSRNFCLKVDTNGSHIEILKEAIGEGLIDYIALDFKAPKEKFTGITGSNLYEKFISTLKYLLEINFDFEVRTTVHADFLDEADISLMSEILYGLGYRGNYYLQKFLSTGENFGNLVDAKSSFDPKKIISKLPIKLRNF